aaaactggGGGATAGAATTGCTGACTTGAGTGTACACAAGCCTGATTCATATGgcttgatttttgtgtgtgtgtatgtgtgtgtgtcaggcggaggccaggggaaggggggggagtcTCTGTAAGACTTGTTAATTTTAAAGTGATATTATGAAGTTGTTGTCATGAAATTTCCTCATCATAGGAAACCTCTTTCTATGTGTATCCATCCGGTTGGACAGGACCTCCAGAAGGTACTCACTAGGCTGAGGACAACGGGAAACCAGTTGGGAAACCAGTTTGGTGAAGTTGGTGTTAAGGAGAATGGGGGTTAGGAGTGGAAAGTTACCGAAGTTCAACAAAGAGCAGATGACAAAACCAAAAGGTTCTAAAAGAAATCACAGGGGGAAGACCCACAGGACATTTGGgcaagaggaaggaaggggatgaacTGGCCAAGGCCAGGTTATGTGAGCTGGAGGAGAATGCTCTGTTTTAGTGCATATAAGTGATGCATTGCAACAGAAGGATGTTGGATGACCCCAAGTGATTCTGATACAGGCTCACTGAATGGCCTGGTgtgttgaggaaactgaggcagggaattgtGGATAGGGTTTacaatttttgttccattttctgtattttccgAGTGATTAAGTAAATAGCAATAGtgtgttagaatcctgtgcaaagtgtctCCGTATTATAATCTACACGTACTACATGGCCCCTGGAAGAGGTAAACACCTCTGGGTATATTTCTGGGAGAGGACATGTTAAAGCACATTCTGAGCTTCAAAGACTTCCCAGTTGACATGTTgaatgagcccccacttgtaacgccGACAGGCTGAagttgtcagcaggcaggattgaaccttgGACATTTGAACCTTAGTGTATGAGCCTTGACTGTGTGAACATGTGATAATGCCTCTTAAGTCAGGGTTGTAGCAGACTCCTCAATCTCTAAATGGTTGAGGTGCCAGTCGAGggtgacagagcaccacaccaacCAGGCGCGGGTTGCATACTTCCCCTCGCTGAGGAAGCCCAagccaagcttcagagacttcccagctgatatcccagctagggtgaccagacaacaagtgtgaaaaatcgaaGCGGGGGGTAACAGGCGCCTAGATAAGACAAAGCTCCAAATTGGGACTGTGCCTATagaatcgggacatctggtcaccctaatcccaGCTGCCCAAAAATGACACTTTAAAAGGTTGTCTGGGGCAACTGCATgcagcctggagcagccctgggAAATACTACTTGGCACTGAAAAGACAGGGGCAGAGAATCTAATGGGACCAGAGCTGAGAGAGATGCTGCAGATCTCTGTGTCTGGAGAGACCTTTTTGATCAGTGCAGAAACCGTAGAGTCTGCTGAGTGTGGAGATGGAACGACAGTCACTTCCATGAGGAAGTCTACGGACGAACCCGCCCCTGAGTGGAAGCGTGCAGGAGAATCTCAGAGGGAGATATTTacaattttttcctctcttttaagaAGTGTGAGCTGGGCTTTCCCACAGGCATGGCTGCTCCTTATGATACGGGTGATATTGTCAGAGCTCAGCTGAACATTGCGTTCAGCATTCCCCTTCTTTTATTAAAGATGTGATGGAATGAAGGGGAATAGTTTTCCCCCAGAGCTGAATGGGTTTGGGGTTGTTAGACTTTTTCAGAAGAATTCCATAGTTTTCGTGGGCAGTAACTGACTGACGCATTCCACCCAATGGGGAAATGCATTTTAGAGGTGACAAAGAGAAACTTTGATCATTCTAATACAGAATGCCCCATTCCTGCTCTCATTATTCACATGTAATTGGTGTGTGTTAAGGGGTGCATGCACTCTTGCTTAGTGGGGGAAAGGGCACCAATCTAGCCTCTTCCAACACAACTGTCTACTACACCAAGCATCCAAATTGACAAGTTTTTGGGGGGACAAGTAACCTGGTAAAAAGTAGAATAGTAAAAGGTGGGAGAATTCAGGTGTGGTGTGTGGTCTGTTTGAATGGAAAGGCTAATTATCTTTCTGTAacgattatttttaaaatggtattagTGCAAATTGGGACACTGGTTCATCAGTGTATTGAAGCATGTTCCCAACGTGAAGCACTAACATGAGCGGGATGGCTCACCTACTTTAAGTTAGTCACATGCATAAGTACTCTCTTGAATTGGGGTTTTCAGGCTGAACAATTACAGGGGTCTTcttattctccttttctttctttttggttcAATCGGTATTTTATTCAAATCATTACTGGTATAGGTtgccattttatataaaataattatttattagtaAGTAACAAATATCTatgataaatacataaataagaacaataaataaataatagattgACATAAATGCCTTGTTACAAATATCGTAAAcggatctgaaaatattttcagaagatATAGTAACAACACCTTTTAAAATTCCACTGCATCAGATTTTAAATCATGTAAAAATTATTCCTTGATTTCGGTTAGTACTTCtaaaaatgttgatatttaaatttCTAAACTTCTTTGTGAGTTTGTCCGACATTTGAAAACCCCATAATTCCTCATGGATTCTCCTGGTAGCAGAGAGGCTGAACTGCTTGTCTTTTATGAAAGAATTGGTATCTCTTCCCGTTCATCCTGGGAAACTGTTGGTCCTTTCTTCCTGGTCAGAGAGTCCCATTTTCCATCACTGCAGCCAAACGTCTCCATGTGTCCAACTTGCTGATGAGTCTGCGCTGTAATCTCTGAATGGAACTCCCACCTCAGGTCGTTTCGGAGAGATTCTTGCCAAAGAGGCAGGAAATATGTTGGAAGATTTCCTGGATTGCCACTTGGGCATTCCCCTTCAGGGACACTCAAGGCCTGAAAACCTCTTGGGGCCACCTGAAACGTCTCTCTTCATTTCGACATTAGAGGAAAATTATGCACATCTTTTTTGTTGGAAAGCTTTTCCAGTTCACATTTGTTTTGCTGTTATACTGTGGTTAAGCTGCATGTTACAGTTCAGAGATGAGATTTGATCAGAGAAGAGTTGAACTATAGAGCAAACATATTTTGAGTGAGTGTATTGCATAATACAAGGTCAAGTATTATGGAGTCTGAGAAGTCTTAGACGTCACTGTGGGAAGGATCAGTAGAGAGGACGGAATCCACTGAACGGTACAATTTCATCCAACTGTTTTAACCTCTGTAGTCGCTGCATCCTCAGCTGGAGTGAAATGAGATTTGGTtgaaacacaaaggaaaaaatacaATAGAAAATTTATGATTGTCAATCTTTTCTGCACCTCATCATCTTACGAGTCTGACGCTATGTTCATATTTTTTATAAATCTCTCTAGGAAACTTCTCAAGCTGTGGTATAggatgaggacagattaataaatAGCAACCATGCTCATAATAGAAACATACTACATGTATAGAAGTCAGAGTACTTTGGGGGTATCATTATTTGATGACCAAAGTACTGGTGAGGTGGCTAAGGATTCCAAATATACGTACTTTGTTGCATGGTCTGCCAATTATGCAATACATAACATCACCTGATATGTGAGAGATTATGAAGAATCGCAAACCTAAATGACAGTAGAAACACAGAaaaatcatgacaggtttcagagtaacagccgtcttagtctgtatttgcaaaaagaaaaggagtacttggggcaccttagagactaaccaatttatttgagcataagctttcgtgagctacagctcccttcatcggatgcatccgatgaagcgagctgtagctcagaaaagcttatgctcaaataaattggttagtctctaaggtgccacaagtaccccttttctttttacagaaaaataaatccatgtCATTGCAAATCCATTTCCAGTACAGGACAGGAAGATCTTGAAGCTGCTGCCAAGGAAATCAGTTGCGATTTGGCCATTGACCCTGTAGAAGAAGGATTAGGCCCTATATAAGCAGAGTTATGAAATATCTGTTATCTCTGTTCAGCTGTATAAATTACCTTAATGTGAATTCATTTACTCCAGGGAAAAGTTTTGTACTGTACCTTAGTTACTCAGACTTCGAGTGAGTTTGTCAACCAGCACAAAACATCTGGGTATTTCCACGCGAATGATCTCCCAGGCACACAGgctgtattgcttttctttcaggaaagcaTCTATCCCCTGAAAGTATTGTTTCACGCTCCGACTGGTGATCTGGAGGTCCTGACTTTCCGGGTTGGTTAATTCCTTCTCCGTCTGTGCTCTCAAGCATGCCTCCAGCCGCTGAATTTGCTGGTAAAGGCCATTTTGGAACTTGACTATGGAAGTGGCATCCCAGGCACTTTGGGTGAGGTTTTTGCTAAAGATGTTGAAGATCTCTTGGAGGATCTCTTGAATTACCACCTTGGCATTCTCCTTCTGGGCCACTGAAAGTTGGACAATATCCTGGGTGAGCTTGAAAGTTGCCCTTTCATTTGTGCATTGTGAGGGGAAATTtctgctccttttctgcagaagctcCAAGCTCTCTTTGTTCACTTTGTTTTGCTGGAAGTGAAGCATGGTACAGAGTCGAGATGAGATTTCAGTGGAGAAGAGCAGTATGAGGCAAACGTGCAGCAAAAACCTGGTGGTCATGATGATGTCTATACGCTCCTTTGCTTTGTGTGGAACCTTGAGCCTGGAGTTCGTTGAGGGTCCTACGTAGACTGCTGTGTCTTTCCTTTTTGTCTCTGAATTTAAGTATTTGGTTGGAGAATGTTTCTTTGATCATTTTCTGTTTACAAGATTTTCCTTCTTGAAGGTTTCagaatttttctttctgtttttcttgctgttttctagttcttttaccacatttcctttttctttctttctttctttctttctttctttctttctttctttctttctttctttctttctttctttctttctttctttctttccttttgtgtgtGCGTGAAAGTGACCACCCCTGACATACACGCATTTTGtcatattttaatttctgtaattGAAGAAGGTCAGCCACAATTCCACAGTGGTACAGAAAAGACCTCCAATTGGTCATACAGTGCACTTGCCATTCATTACCTCCTTCATAGTCATAGATGATGGATAACACTAAATGGCTCTTAAGTAGATTAAAAGCTTCTTCCACGCAGCACAGCTTCAAAACAATGTGATAGAATGATTGTCAGGCAGTTCTCCTCTGCACGATAGGGGTAGTGAAGAAGTTAGACTTTGAAGAAGAGTTTGTATGGCTCCCAGGTGCAATGTgaccaggtcaaggcccctctTCAGCTACTCCCCAAAATTGAGGTTCTGTTTCAgcatgtagctgtggatattctgggtcctttccctaagaagacacccagaggaaaggtGTACATACTGACTTGCAGGGCCGCAAGGGCAGGGCCACCACCACCTCTGGCCACAAATTTCATAAAGATGTGTCCAGCTACTGAAGATCTAATCCTCCCAGAAGAAATGGAACAGTTTCATGGTGAGACGTTCTATACCTTGTGGGAACAGCATACACCTCCAttttcatccttataatatgattgtgtggtgtcTATTGCAAAGTTTGTGgtgtcgggtgtctttggaagactcaagatgcactgagcattgtggtCATAGTGATGtgatagtaattgttgttactgcagtgttatagtaatgttataggttctAATTCCATGTCTAGAgttgtgaggctgaaaatgtgtcttcatggcttaaaataagccaaagcaaaaactctccaagagcagagaggcagttcacgcctcatcagggcatgtacaGGAGAAAGCCAGCCcggcctcacaggaacaaaggatgctggcctaggcagcaacaaaagaatctgttggactctccagtGAGTCACCGCCCCCCGTTCCTGTGgacagtttgggactgcgatgggGTAATGCTCATCTGACTTTGaagtggggggcggaggggacaaagccaagaggaagaaataacatgataaaagggagagatgtttgccatgctcttcctctctcttccagctaCATCTACAGCCACCACACCAAGCCACTGAAGGGCTGATGataggggagagcctggctgggtAGCAACCCTCCCAGAAGACATGTAACATATTCATGGAGTCTCATTGTGATTGTGATATGTATTTACCCAATAGTATACACAACTCCTTCTGTCCACCAAAGTACCATTGCTCCGAGATGGAGTTCCTACAGCAAAGGAAAAcctcttctgttgctgtagtctgtctacactacacacttacaGCAGCATAGTTACAACACCGTAactatgctgctgtagtgcccagggtgtagacatggcctgagtgcaAGCAAGGCACTGTTGGTATCCATCTGCCGCTCAAAGGGGTCATGTGTGGCCGATGGGTGAAGAGCATGACCATAGACACACCCCTTATATGCACATGCAGTAGTGGTGGGCGGAGTGGGGTGGCCGTAACCCTCCAGGCAAGTGTGTGTCGGCCTGCACCAAAGAGAACATGTATTATTGTCGGTCTGTAGATGCAGCAATTGCCACTTGAGGGGCACTGTGAGAGTATGCTCCCAAGACTAGGAATGCCTTTAGCCTCCACCACTCAGGCAgtgcagctccccctcccactcttagAGCCATAACTGAGTGCCACATGCGTGTATTTGTTCTAACATTGCATTGGCCATGAAGCATCACTTTATATTGTTCATGCTACATTGTGACTGTAAGATCATATTTCCTTTTGTCAAGATGTAACCACCTTATGTAAAATTGAGCAAAATGCTTTAAACGGGTCAGGCAGATGATGTAAGGAAAATATACACACTGAAACTGTGTTGTGGTTACAGACGTATGTCCCAGGCCGATTGCCCTCAGTCCTGCGTCTCAGGGTATACGACACTCTAGATCTGCTAGAAGCTGTACAAAGGGAGACTGTCTCTACAGTGTAAACAGGTGAAGTGGTCTAAGACATACTTGCTTTTCTTGGGCAAGATCTCATAAGGTCAGGCGACATGTCCTTCCATTTTGCTCAGTTTTGCTGTGTATCAGAATGAAAGCCGGCACCTCCTAGAGCAGAAAACCTCCCAAACATTTTAGAAACTAATCAGCCACTATATTAAGTCACACGTGCTACCCTCCCCTCTGTTTATGTACAAAGCAGAATACAAGCAGAATAGCTGTACTGTGCTGAGAGCAGGGTGTGCTGGGAGGTCGCTACGCCCCTTGGACTCTGTCGTGCCTTTCTTAGCAACAGAATAGAGGGCTGTGGGTGTCGCCACTAGACAGGTCTGTGCTGCAGTAGGTGACAACCAGAGTATGAGGTGTATAGGAACCCTTTTGTCTCTACCACTAGAGCACCAGTGCAGCTATTCCATGCCAACCCAGCAGGCTCAGGGGCAAAATAGTCCACCAAAAGCCAGAATTTTGAGCTTTGTTGAGAGGTGGCACCATTTGGCCCCATGTGTTCTGTATTTCTTGCCTCATTTCCTTGCTAAGGATATTTGCATATTATAATCTTCCCCTTTCTGTGACCACATAACTTCCTTAGCGAGTTGTTTCTAATGTCATAAGCAGTGGTGACATGTGGTAGATAAGCAGCAGTAGATGACCTTAAAACGTACAATGCGTAGCATGTCCTCAAGCTTAAGGGGGAGAAAGCCTGTGTATTGATTTGTTCTTAATCTTTATTTACAGCCTTCTACCACATTTTCTGAATTTATTTGAACACATTGATTAGAATGAACAATCCTGGATCCTTTGGAAATGAGGGTAATTTAATGactaataaaaatggaaaagaagtGCTCCAcctaaaaaaaaagtaataacttGGGAGTTCTCAGGACTAGGCAGATACAGGGCCAGAATAAGGTGTAGTGATCCTTTCCCCAAGTACAGGGTACATATCTAGCGCTCAAGATAATATTAAAAGGTGCAGTCCAGGTACCCCACGCTACTACATTGCCCAAGGAAATGTGGTTCACTAACAAGGGGGCAAAGCTATGCACCAACTAGTGCATTCCAAGGTAATACATAGTCGTCATCTTCTGCACAGAAGTACAATGTATATGCATGGTCATGAACAAAATGATGCTTGCTTGACTAATGGCAGAATTGTCAATTCCATATCCATGCCATCTTATTTTATCCTTTTGTCTGACCACTTTTCCTTGCCAAACTCTAAAGCAAAGATCAAGCAGAGTGCACGCTAGCTGTTCTGAAGCACCAAGGTAAACCAGTTGAATGTCAAAATTGCAAAACCGATACGGAGTGGAGCTAACCCAGATATGATCCCATATTTTATTGCATTTGATAACGTGCCACACAGGATTGAAAGTGGTGGTATATTACCCTATAATACCAACAAAATGGGTTTTCTATATTTCCCAAACTTGGATGACCTGCTGAGGGGGAAAATTGCTCTAATGAAACCACTAGAGTTTAGCATATCAAGTGTAGACACTTTACTTTGACAGAATGGGCAAGAAAAATATTGGCCTAGCCAAAGCATTGAAGCAACTTGATGTAACCTCTCTTCAAGCAGGCCATTTTAACTCTTCACTTTTACATACTATCTTCAGAGGCTTTCTGTAACCCCCCCGTCAGTAATGACTAAACTGGGAAAAGTATAGGATAGAAAAAGCAGATGTAGATCATCCAAATAGACTGTTGTTGCCAAGTCTGTTGGCATCTACAGAAAACCAAGAAGGTCAGCAAGGCCAGGGCTGGCGCCGActcttcatgaaaaaaaaaaatcccatttttagaCCCACTCATGAGATTTTGGCTACTTTATACCTGGACCTGGAAGAAGCACACCTACTGATTTTGGGATCTGTTTTTGATTCTTAACCATGGAGCAAATTCATATCCCACCTGTGAAAAAACACGGAAAGCGAGAGATATTTTTCCTGTGGTGGTTTCTTTTCCCAATTTTTAGTGTCTTTTTTCTTCATGTTCATCCCTGTATATTTATACAAGGCACCCAGTTTACTGTTCCACCgtttttgttttggggaggaTGTTTTCTCCATTCTACTAGACACTGCTATGTTTATTGTCCTGCTGTAcggggagattttggcaaaccagGAAAGCGCCTTAAACCACGATTGCTTATTGCATGTGTGTATTGTCATCAGGCCGTAAAGTGGCCATGCAGAAGCCTCAGCTTGACCAAGGCAAGAGGGGTGGGGCATTTGGGTGCCATAGAAAGAGCAGCTCAACCccgtgtccttcctgataagaattgtgttgaagttgctgacacatgcattttagaagagcaggatgtgccctcaGGAATGTCGAATAGgacctcaaggctgcaaactctgggaaaaacccacacctgggtaatcaataatcagaagaaaacctcttgcttgaccactGAAAccgcttgcttaacaagttttctttaaggaaCATGTTGTTAGgatgtagatattcaggcctgtctgtaaaggcctatactctaagaatttaggtgtattcttatcacttggctagttatagaggtacaaaagagaatcaaaatcactgtctgccggtgtaaggaccttttcttactgtgacagtctgaggccctgtgcttaggctaaggcctttggctaagcagcagaggcagccataagctaggaagcgacaggtcacatcctcacattccaaactagtcacattgaaagaaggtgctattgggctgttaggaatacaatcctgtcctgataatgcctatcacctctagagaaagggaagtgcctagaaaatgtaaaaggaaacagcatcctgtctggcaagaactcacttatcaacactgggatgtgaaatcctcgcttctgtattgttttgtcattatagttcccactttgttattgtttgtctgtataatctctgtctggttctgtgattgttcctgtctgctgtataattaattttgctgggtgtaaacgaattaaggtggtgggatataattggttacataatcatgttacaatatgttaggattggttagttaaatttcaggaaaatgattggttaaggtatagctaagcagaactcaagtcttactatataatctgtagtcaatgaggaagtgagtgggcgtgggtgggagagggtgggtgtgggtgggggtggggtgggtgtgtgggtgggtgggggagatgggaacagggaatgggggtaaggaaattggaaccatgttttgctaaagggggaaacgggaacagggaatgggggtaaggaaattggaaccctgttttgctaaagggggaaatgggaacagggaatgggagtaaggaaactggaatcctttttggctaaagggagaaatgggaacagggacacaggtgtaaggctctgtggtgtcagagctgggataaggaaggaaactggaatcatgcttgctggaagttcaccccaataaaaatcgaattgtttgcacctttggacttcgggtattgttgctctctgttcatgcgagaagaaccagggaagtaagtgggtgaaggaataagccccctaacacatgTCATTGTTTTATAATGTGtcaaataagggggaaaagtttgaggtagtgggactcttcaggacgggactctccctctggatgtaTCTTGCGTTCTCCAGCGGCAGATGGGCTGCCGCTGtgtcactcgagagccacactcagcttggataattatcaagggttgggggtgttttactaacctgttgagactgagtaaagtttagctttaagtgaaagcactcttgtcttgttctgtttgtgccagccatctgtCATTCGGACGgccatgtctcccctgatttatttcctgacagcaGGTCACACacagtaaaagttaccaagagctttgggttgaaagaaccccgggtaacactgccaccaccataAAAACTGTTTCACAAAGCTAGAATCTAATGGGACCAGAGCTGAGACGGATGCTGCAGATCTGTGTCTGGAGAGACCTTTTTGATCGGTGCAGAAACCATAGAATCTGCTGAGTGTGGAGATGGAACGACAGCCACTTCCATGAGGAAGGCTGGGGTCcaacctgctcctcctccttcctgcccacCATTGGAAGGATGTGGGAGAACTTCAGTGGGGGATATTTACagttttcctctcttttaagAAATGGGAGCTGGGATTCCCCACAGGCATTGGCTGCTCCTTATGATACAGGTGATATTGTCAAAAAGCTCAACTGAATTCTCTACTCAGCATGGCCCCTTTTTAAATTCAAGGTCTGCTGGCATGAATGGGAATAGTTTCTCTCTCGCACAGAAGAGGTTGGGGGCAGTTAGATTTTTTCAGAAGAATTCAGTATTGTTCCTGGATAGTAACTGACTGATGTATTCCCCctgtcataagtataaagggaagggtaacaccTTTCTGTatgcagaactataaaatccctcctggccagaggcaaaaccctttcacctgtaaagggttaagaagctaggataaccttgctggcacctgaccaaaatgtcCAACGAGGAGataagttactttcaaagctggagtgggggggaacaaagggtctgt
The sequence above is a segment of the Natator depressus isolate rNatDep1 chromosome 5, rNatDep2.hap1, whole genome shotgun sequence genome. Coding sequences within it:
- the LOC141988279 gene encoding interferon epsilon-like, whose product is MTTRFLLHVCLILLFSTEISSRLCTMLHFQQNKVNKESLELLQKRSRNFPSQCTNERATFKLTQDIVQLSVAQKENAKVVIQEILQEIFNIFSKNLTQSAWDATSIVKFQNGLYQQIQRLEACLRAQTEKELTNPESQDLQITSRSVKQYFQGIDAFLKEKQYSLCAWEIIRVEIPRCFVLVDKLTRSLSN